GCCAAGGGCGAGGTCGCGATCTACCGCGTCATCCGCGGCACCGCCGAGTTCAAGAAGAAGTCCGGCGAGAGCTTCGGGCTCTCTGCCGGCGATGTGGTGACGGCCGGCAAGGAGTCGATCAGCCTCGTCGGCCTCAGTGAAAACACCCAGGTCCTCCGCCTCGGTCTGCTCAAAGGCATGAACGAGCTTCGCAGCTGGACGCCGACGCAGCGCGACGAGATCGACGGCCTCGCCGGTCAGATCATCACGCAGAAGGACATCCGTCCCCTGCGCACGGAAGGAAAACCAGTCGGGTATTTGTACGGGTAGGCGCGTCGCAGCTAAGCGCTCGAGGTTCTTCCTTCTCCCCTTGTGGGAGAAGGTGGCGCGAAGCGCCGGATGAGGGGTTCTCTCCGCTCGCACGACCGCTTGTGAGGAGCGAGACCCCTCACCCGTCTCGCCGCTACGCGGCGAGCCACCCTCTCCCACAAGGGGAGAGGGTAAAGAAGAGCCGCTCGTGCCCCTACTCCGCCGCCTGCCTTACATGCCGCGCGGTCGGCGTGCGCATCGTCACCAGCTCTTCGGCCGCGGTCGGATGCAGCGCGATGGTCGCGTCGAAATCGGCTTTCGTCGCCTTCATCTTCACCGCGATCGCCACCACCTGGGTCACCTCGGCGGCGCAATCGCCGACGATGTGACAGCCGAGCACGCGGTCGGTCGAACCGTCAACGACGAGCTTCATCAGCACGCGGGTGTCGCGGCCGGACATCGTCGCCTTGATCGGGCGGAACGTCGTCTTGTAGATGTCGACGTGGCTGAACTGCGCGCGCGCCTCGGTTTCCGTGAGGCCGACCGTGCCGACCTCCGGCTGCGAGAACACCGCGGTCGGGATATAGGAATGATCGACCTGCACCTCGCGCTTGCCGAACACGGTGTCGGCGAAGGCATGGCCCTCGCGGATCGCGACCGGCGTCAGGTTGAAGCGATGGGTGACGTCGCCGATCGCATAGATGCTGTCGACCGAGCTCTTCGAGAAATGGTCCACCGCGATGCCGCCATTCCGAGGGTTGATGGCGACGCCGGCGTTCTCGAGCCCGAGATTGGCAACGTTGGGGTGGCGGCCGATCGCCAACATCACCTGGTCGGAGGCAAGGCTCGACCCGTTCGACAGATGCGTGGTGAACTCCTCGCCGTGGCGATCGACCTTGGTCACCGTGCAGCCGGTGAGGATGGTGATGCCCTGCTTCTCCATCTCGGTGCGGACATGGGTGCGAACGTCCTCGTCGAAGCCGCGCAAGATATTGTCGCCACGATAGATCACGGTGACGTCCGAGCCGTAGCCGGCGAAGATCCCGGCGAATTCCAGCGCGATATAGCCGCCGCCCTGGATCACGATCCGCCGCGGCAGCTTCTTCAAATGAAACGCCTCGTTGGAGGAGATCACGTGCTCGATGCCGGGGATCGCTGCACCATGGTTCGGCGCGCCGCCGGTGGCGATCAGGATGTACTTCGCGGTGATCTTCTTGTCGTCGGTGAGCAGGCGGACCGTGTGCTTGTCCTCGATCACCGCACGGCTCTTGACGACCTCTGCGCCCGACTTCTCGACATTGGTCGTGTAGGCCGCTTCCAGCCGCGCGATCTCCTTGTCCTTGTTGGCGATCAGCGTCGGCCAGTCGAAGGTCGCGGGCGGAATGGTCCAGCCGAAGC
This is a stretch of genomic DNA from Bradyrhizobium sp. CB2312. It encodes these proteins:
- the gor gene encoding glutathione-disulfide reductase: MAEFDVDLFVIGGGSGGVRAARIAAGHGARVMIAEEYRMGGTCVIRGCVPKKLFVIGSHVRHELEDAAGFGWTIPPATFDWPTLIANKDKEIARLEAAYTTNVEKSGAEVVKSRAVIEDKHTVRLLTDDKKITAKYILIATGGAPNHGAAIPGIEHVISSNEAFHLKKLPRRIVIQGGGYIALEFAGIFAGYGSDVTVIYRGDNILRGFDEDVRTHVRTEMEKQGITILTGCTVTKVDRHGEEFTTHLSNGSSLASDQVMLAIGRHPNVANLGLENAGVAINPRNGGIAVDHFSKSSVDSIYAIGDVTHRFNLTPVAIREGHAFADTVFGKREVQVDHSYIPTAVFSQPEVGTVGLTETEARAQFSHVDIYKTTFRPIKATMSGRDTRVLMKLVVDGSTDRVLGCHIVGDCAAEVTQVVAIAVKMKATKADFDATIALHPTAAEELVTMRTPTARHVRQAAE